The genomic segment GGAAAAAGGGGTAATCAAACAGAGATCATTTACAGCGTGGCGAGGGGGGATGGTAGAGAGGCGCAAAGACCGTGCGCCTCTCCCTTACCGAAGGTTATTTTCAGCGTTTTTTCTTGGCGTCCATGCGGCGAATCTGCATGTTCAAGAGGAATTGTTGGAGCGTATCTTGCAGCCGCCCTGCCGTCCGTTTGGCAAGATAGCGCGCTCGCCCGATACTAAAGAGGGTATGGGCGGGGGTGAACTCCCCAACGCCAAATTGGACGACGGCGCTTGCCCATGTCAGCCCGGCACCAAAGGCGCACATGCTGATTTTATCGCCGGGTTTGCAGCGCCCTTCTTCAATTGCCTCCACAAACGCTAATGGTACAGACGCCGCTGAGGTGTTCCCATATTTATGGATGTTGATCATGAATTTCTCAAGCGGCTGGCGCATCATGCGGGCGGCTGATTCGATGATTCGGTAGTTTGCCTGATGGGGGATGAACAATTGAACATCGTCGGGGAGCAACCCGGCTTGGTCAATAACGCGCTTCATCGAGGCGGCAAGAGTCCGTGTAGCAAATTTGAATACCTCTGTGCCGTTCATCTTGAGAAAACTGAGATGTTCCGCCTCAATTTTGGCATGGTTGCCATGCATGGGTAGTGCTGAGCCGCCAGCGGGAACGTAGAGATGTTCGATCCCTGCCCCATCCGAACCGAGTTCAAAGGTCATCACGCCAGCGGGTTGGTCACTTGTCTGCAAAATAACTGAGGCGGAGGCATCGCCAAAGAGGACACACGTCCCACGATCTGTGTAGTCTGTTCCAAAAGAGACGACATCCGTCCCCACGACGAGGATGTTGTTCATCGCCCCAGAGGTGATGAACTGTGTTCCCACGACGAGGGCATAGACCCACCCCGAACACCCAGAGCTAATCTGGAACGCGCCGCACTTTGCGCCAAGTTTGTCCTGAACAATCGTCGCCACACCGGGGACAAGGTAATCTGGCGAGGAACAGGCAACGATGATCAGATCGAGGTCGGTGGGCTTCAAGCCCGCCACTTCCAATGCCTTCAATGCTGATTTCACCGATAAATCGGAAGATTGTTCGCCGTCCGCCCGAATGTGGCGTTCTTTGATCCCTGTGCGCGAGGTGATCCATTCGTCGCTCGTCTCAACCATCTTTTCCAAATCGGCGTTGGTAATCACCCGCTCCGGGACGTATTTCCCCCATCCCGTAATTTTTGCGTAGCGTTCTGGCATGTCGTGCTTCCCCTTCAATTCCCATAAAATAGCGATCAGTTTGGAAGAATCATTTTTGAGGCTCAGTCCTGAACGAGGATGGGCGCACCCTGCGCTGCGCCCTTCTTTCCCTCAGTGGTTATGTGGGCTGTGTCGTAGCTGCGTTACCCGTTGGCTGGATTGAGTGCCAGCGCCGGATCACCTTCGCTGCTAGGGGCAATTTTGCCCGCTGCGTCAATCACCCGCCGAACGCCGAGGAGGGTCAATCCAGCGGCGATGGTCAAACCGCCCACGCCCGCCGCAATGCGGTAACCCGTTGGCAGGTTGCGCCAGCGCGAAAGCCACGCCAAAACAGGCAGTCCCCTTTTTTCTGCCCTTAGCGCCTCTAGCAAATCGCGGCGTAGTTTTGCCAGAAATTCGGGGTTTGGTTCAACACCGGGCAGCGCCCGATGGAGCGCCTCTGCGATCCCAAACAGGGCGCGTTCGCTCAGGGTGAGGGTGGCAACCTCCAAGAGGGTGCTGGTGTTTCCCGCCGCCAATGCGTCCGCATGTTCTGCTAATAAGGTGAGCAGCGTCTCATTCGGATCGGCGGTGGGCGGTGTGATAGTCGTCGTCATTCTGCATCTCCCCGGCGGCGCTCCCGCCTTGAGGGACGCCGCTGCGTGTCTTCCGTCTCCGGTGTCTCTGGCGCTTCGTGGCGGAGCATTGCCTCCCGCAGGGTCAGCAGCGTCCGGTGGTAAAGCGACTTAATCGCCCCTTCACTACGTTCCATGATTGCGCCGATCTCTTGATTGGAGAGTTTTTCGACAAACTTCAGCACGATCAACTGCTGGCGTTCGTCGGGCAGTTCACGGAAGGCTTCCAACAAGCGCCGCTCCTCGTCTTGCGCTTCTGCTGCCGCTTCGGGGGCATCGGTACGCAGGCGAGAGGCGATAAATTCATCCAAGGGGACAACACGCCGCCGCTGCTGATCGCGATGCCAGTTCGCCACAAGGTTATGTGCAATACGGTACAACCACGCTTGAAAGGGCAGCCCTCGCTCAACATACGATTCGATATGTCCGAGGGCGCGTTGCCAAACCCGCGCCGAAAGGTCTTCGGCGTCATGGTGGTTGCCCGTTCGATAGTAGATGTAGTTGTAAACCTTTTTCGCGTACCGCTCGTAGAGCGCTCCGAACGCGGCTTTATCCTCCCGCGCCCAAGCGACCAGCGTCGAGTCATCGGTGGCGGTGTAGTCCCGTCCCTCAGAAATCGTCATAATTAGGAACACCCTATCGTTTCATGGGTTGCGCTCAGATCGTATGCTGCCTATTTTCGCTGATCTTGAGCATATCTTCAAAAGCAGATTCAAAGATCGCCTTCACCGCGCCTGAGGCGGGATAGGATAATCCGCTGCAAGGCGGCTTCAAATGCCACCACCGCCGCTGCTGCGCTGTGATATTTTTCCGCTGCGGCACGTCCGGCACGCCCCATATCGGCTCGCCGCAGGGGATCAGCCCGCAGCGCCTCAAGCTGTGCGGCAAGGCATGGCGCGTCATCAGGATCACAGCGGACCCCTGCCCCTGCCCGTTCGATCACCCCCCACGCTGCCCCCGCCGCCATAATCGCCAGCAGCGGACGCCCACTGGCAAAAGCGCTGTAGGTTTTGCTCGGCAGCGATCCACTCTCTAAACCAGCTTTCAGGCTAATGAGGTGAACATCGGCGGTTGCCAAAACCTCTGGCAGGCGTTCGCGGGGTTGGAAGGGAAGGATGCGGACATTCGGAAGCCCCGCCGCCGCCCGCTGAAGCGAATCGCGCCCTGTCCCTTCCCCGACAAACACGAACTGAACAGCGGGGAGCAGCACCGCCGCCGCAAGGATCGTCTCTAACCTCTGCGAGAGACCGATATTTCCGGCATAAAGCGCTACGAACGAGTCGTTCAAACCATGCTCGGCAGAAAAATCATTCTGGCGGGGGCGGGGTTGAAGCGCCTCGGTATCGACCCAATCGTAGATCAGAGACATTTTAACTTGAGGGATGCCCGCCCGCAGAAGGGGCGGGGCGAACGATTCGGAGGTAAGCCGAATACCCTTCGAGAGATGGTAGAGGTGTTTTTCCAACGCCCCAACCATCCCCCGCACAAGGCGATTCCGAAAGATGCCAAGCGCCACGCCCACATCGGGGTAGACATCATGAATGGAATAGAGCGCCGGAATACGCCGCAGCCCGACATGGACAAGCGCTGGAAGGTATATTTCCAGCGCCGGATTGCCGAGAATAGCAGCATCATAGCGCCCGCGCCAGCCCGCCACCGCCGCCCCAATTTGGTAGACAAAGAATTGGATCAGCCGCCGCGAAAATCGCGCCCTATTCAGGGAGGGGAGGCGAACGCGAATCACCGTGACACTGTTTTCCACCGTCCGGGTGATCCACCGCCCCCGAAAGTCTGGCGGGACGCGCCCGCTAGGGTAATGGGGGACAGCGGCGATCATCGTCACAGCATGACCACGCCGCGCCAGCCCCTCGCAAAGCGTCTGGTAGAGGGTCGCGCTTGGACCACCATCCGGCGCGTAAAGAAGGGTGATCACGAGGATGCGCATAGCTGCTCACAGGCGTTTGCCATCTCCATAGCGACGCGCTGAGGGGCAAAGGCGTGTACGGCAATCCGCCCACGTTCGCCCATTGCCCGTAAGGTAGGGCGGTCTGTTAAAAGCGCCTTCGCCGCCGCATAAAAGCGATTGCGGTCAAAGGGAATCGCCTGCCCTGCATCGTGTGCCGCCAAGAGCGCCGCAGCGGGAATATCGTCCGTCGCCACAAAGGGAAGACCACATGCCGCTGCTTCAAGGATCACATTGCCAAAATTTTCCGATTCCGGCTCAGAGGGCATGATCAGCAGATCGGCAGCGGCATAGGCGGCGGCGAGATCAGCCCCATCTAAGACGTTTAACCAATGGAAGCGCTCTCCCCCCTCAAGGCGCTGTGCCTGATCGCGCAGCGCGGGGATCATGCCCCCCTCGTCCGCCCCGACAAGGATCACATGGGCGTGGGGGAGGCTTAGCATATGGACGGCAAGATCGGGGCGTTTTTTGGGATGCAGCCGCCCCACAAAAAGGATCAGCGGCGCAGTGGTGGGGATGTTCAGCCGCGCTCGCCAGCCCTGTGGGGGCGGCTCTCCAGCAAAACGAGTGAGATCAATGGCATTGGGGATCACCAGTGTGGGGGGGCGAAAGCCAAGCGTTCGGTAGGCGGCTGCCTCGGCTTCACTGGTGCAGTGTACCGCCGCCGCCTCATTCAAGAACCGCCGTCCTATCACAACGAGGTAAAGCCATTTTTTCAGCCCGCTACCACGCCACCCATAGGGCAAAAGCTGCCCGCGCAAGGGAACAATATAAGGGATGCCCACCCGCTGCGCCGCCGCCCCGCACAGCGCTGCGTGAGTCCACCATACATCAAGGTAGGCGATATTCGCCCACGCACGATGATCCCGAAAGGCGCGATTTAATGCTGGCGCATAGAAAAATGATGCAGGGATGAGCCGCTGCCGAGGAAGGGGCGTGTAGATCACCTCCACCCCATTGCGCCGGAGGGGTTCACCGAGGGGAACATTTAGGCGGGAATTGCCGTCGGCGTTCGTCGTCAGAACACGGACGTTCACGTCCAGCGCCGTCAACCCCTCGCACAGCGCGGCAAGGCTGCGGACGGGACCGCCGTAGCGATAGGCAGGGGCATAGAAGGCGATCACAACAAGGACATTCATGAAACTCGTTCCGGCAGAACAGAATCGACATTGGGAAAGACTACCGCTAGAATCGGAAAAGACCAGTCTATAGTTTCACAGCCTTTCCTGTGAGGTGCGACGATGGCAGCGCATGATTCAACGATCCCTTCAACAGCCCCTTTTGACGAATTTGAAGGGATTAAACGCATCGCTCCCGATGGTGTTGAGTTTTGGTCAGCGCGGGATTGGATGCCTATTATGGAGTACATTGATTGGCGAAAATTTAAGAATGTGATTCTTAAATCATCATTATCATATGAAAACAGCGGCTGTGACTCTGATGAGTATTTTGTCCTTGCTGTCAAAATGGTCATGATTGGTAGTGACGCTGATGAAAGGTGGCTCACACGCCAAGTTCAAATTGCTGGATAGGCTCTAACCATTTTTACCATTCGGGTCAAATGGTCACCAACGCTTGAACGATTCAACAAGGAAATGCCCCTTGTCGCCCATGAAATTTCGGAATGAGTGAGGACAAACCCACATGACAACATTTCAGACCGCCCCAATGGTTAACGAACGAATGGCAGCCGCCCGCACCGATTTTCCCATCCTTCAGCGTGAGGTACGCCCCGGCGTCCCGCTCATTTACCTAGACAGTGGGGC from the Anaerolineales bacterium genome contains:
- a CDS encoding ketoacyl-ACP synthase III, encoding MPERYAKITGWGKYVPERVITNADLEKMVETSDEWITSRTGIKERHIRADGEQSSDLSVKSALKALEVAGLKPTDLDLIIVACSSPDYLVPGVATIVQDKLGAKCGAFQISSGCSGWVYALVVGTQFITSGAMNNILVVGTDVVSFGTDYTDRGTCVLFGDASASVILQTSDQPAGVMTFELGSDGAGIEHLYVPAGGSALPMHGNHAKIEAEHLSFLKMNGTEVFKFATRTLAASMKRVIDQAGLLPDDVQLFIPHQANYRIIESAARMMRQPLEKFMINIHKYGNTSAASVPLAFVEAIEEGRCKPGDKISMCAFGAGLTWASAVVQFGVGEFTPAHTLFSIGRARYLAKRTAGRLQDTLQQFLLNMQIRRMDAKKKR
- a CDS encoding sigma-70 family RNA polymerase sigma factor translates to MTISEGRDYTATDDSTLVAWAREDKAAFGALYERYAKKVYNYIYYRTGNHHDAEDLSARVWQRALGHIESYVERGLPFQAWLYRIAHNLVANWHRDQQRRRVVPLDEFIASRLRTDAPEAAAEAQDEERRLLEAFRELPDERQQLIVLKFVEKLSNQEIGAIMERSEGAIKSLYHRTLLTLREAMLRHEAPETPETEDTQRRPSRRERRRGDAE
- a CDS encoding glycosyltransferase family 4 protein gives rise to the protein MRILVITLLYAPDGGPSATLYQTLCEGLARRGHAVTMIAAVPHYPSGRVPPDFRGRWITRTVENSVTVIRVRLPSLNRARFSRRLIQFFVYQIGAAVAGWRGRYDAAILGNPALEIYLPALVHVGLRRIPALYSIHDVYPDVGVALGIFRNRLVRGMVGALEKHLYHLSKGIRLTSESFAPPLLRAGIPQVKMSLIYDWVDTEALQPRPRQNDFSAEHGLNDSFVALYAGNIGLSQRLETILAAAVLLPAVQFVFVGEGTGRDSLQRAAAGLPNVRILPFQPRERLPEVLATADVHLISLKAGLESGSLPSKTYSAFASGRPLLAIMAAGAAWGVIERAGAGVRCDPDDAPCLAAQLEALRADPLRRADMGRAGRAAAEKYHSAAAAVVAFEAALQRIILSRLRRGEGDL
- a CDS encoding glycosyltransferase, with translation MNVLVVIAFYAPAYRYGGPVRSLAALCEGLTALDVNVRVLTTNADGNSRLNVPLGEPLRRNGVEVIYTPLPRQRLIPASFFYAPALNRAFRDHRAWANIAYLDVWWTHAALCGAAAQRVGIPYIVPLRGQLLPYGWRGSGLKKWLYLVVIGRRFLNEAAAVHCTSEAEAAAYRTLGFRPPTLVIPNAIDLTRFAGEPPPQGWRARLNIPTTAPLILFVGRLHPKKRPDLAVHMLSLPHAHVILVGADEGGMIPALRDQAQRLEGGERFHWLNVLDGADLAAAYAAADLLIMPSEPESENFGNVILEAAACGLPFVATDDIPAAALLAAHDAGQAIPFDRNRFYAAAKALLTDRPTLRAMGERGRIAVHAFAPQRVAMEMANACEQLCASS